gcattacaatttttaataattataaaaccCTGTACATCTATTATTTACCTAGAAagtttactgttttttgttcaAAGGATGAGATTTaacaaaaatctttaaaataacaCATCCAATTTGTCTATTGTATTTAGGGAAGCttataaaaagttattttattgatTCTCCTTTTCCTGGGGGGCAAAGGATATTTTTGTATAGATATAAGTAGACATCAGTAGACCTTGCGTCTGCAACTTTCAACATgttaacaaacattaaaacacattCTAACAGACATACTGGCTGCATCACAGCAGGTAATTGATAAGAGAAACTAGGCTTCTGATGCTCATCCCTGCTGAGGTCTCAATCTAAAAATGCAAACATGAAAATGCAGACATCTTGCTTCCTCAGCATGATTTAAGATAAGAGAGAGCCCTGTACTGCTTCTCTACAGAGTCAATATTTTAGATGAAACAACACTTGATTTTCACTCCAAGGTGTGAATTTTGCTTGGGTGACTTTCACCCCACaatcaaaggaaaaacatgGTCACCATCAGCTCCCAACAGACTGAAAGGAGCCAGATACCCTGGTTTcaccaaaatgtcataaaaatgccaaatctGGGCTGAGATACAACCTCCATAAATATACCCATATATCTAACTATAAATCCAACTCACCCTATATCTCATTGACACTCTTGACCTGCCAATCAGGGGACAACAGGCATAAATTCAGCCATAAAAAACAACCATTGACAACCACTGACCTGCCAATCAAGGCTCACAGccctcataaaacatatttgacatcCACTGTCCAGCCAGCTTGACTGACAACACACAGAAATATGGGTCATAAATTAAGCCATAAATTAGGGTAATAAATCATTCTGACAGTGTATATGATACTCTACTTgtataattatttactttttgtaTTAGCATTTAAAGAGATTTAATTTACAactaatttaatcatttaaatgatgcattttatttctAATATAATATTGTGGCACAAACACCCGTGGCTTAgtctgtgtttttttgtttttgttttttttggagaGACTACGAGCATGCAGTAGTTTTTGTTACTCCATTTTCTCTCTGCTGCCCTGAGTTTGGTCCGGTGTTCACAAAGAACATCAGATAACAAGGGGCTAGAGGGAGTAGCATGCGTTGGCCTGGAAGAGAGAGGACAGATTTTTGTCTAGACAAGAAGTTAAAGTGAAACATAAACTGTCCATTGCAATATTCACATCCAGAATCGTGTGAGTGAGGGAAGACAGGATGACACAACAGAGGAAAGATGGGAGGGAGAGAGTGAGCACATATTTCGTCTGAAAGCAACTGGTAGAGGAGTACTAACACAAGTACTAAGTTGtaaattaaaagtaatgaaaaaGTGATCAGAAATGTCCAGAGAATAGTTTTCTGTGATACAGTTGAATCATTCATCTGATGTTGTCATCTTTACCttaaaatgctaaatacaaTGTACTTCACCTTAGTATTTCATGTGAGGTTATGTCAGGATGTAGGGTCATCAGATCTtagattcttaaatttgtaatcccACACTCTGTATTTCTGCCTatgtcacgcatgacctttccaaggTGATTagaaccctttgaagctgcattgaaactgcaatttggaacttcaacctgttggtagctggtgaaatccactatatggagaaaaatcctggaatgtttaccTCAAAAACGTTAATtacttttcaactgaagaaagaaagacaaacattttcaatgacatgggggtgagtaaattatcaggaaatttgaattctgaagtgaactaatcctttaatgtctttttgaaagttcattttattttacagtatttgttGTTAAGAGCCCATCAATTTAAGTGCAAACATATGAAGCAACATACTTCAAACAGAGTTAGAGGTCATGTGACAATCACACTAGTCAGATGAACTGAGCTTTTGGGGTCGAACACGCTCAGGCATGGTTCAGAGCACCTAGTCTGAGTACACCCTTACTTTTGATATTGACCCCTTCCTATCACAAACCAAAACATAAAACAGCTGGTTATCAGACACAGTGACAAGTCAAGTTTTTGTACAAGTCAAATTCAATTCAATCATGACATTCTAAGATCTGATTTGCATGAAAATTTCTGCTTAGGATCTACTTAGGattgttatttatgttttgaaCTGATTTCTGTTTTTAGGTCATGGATATTCCAGAGGAACTCATTGAAAGTCATGACCTCACAGTTAACTTCATTCTAACTCCAACAAGAATCATCAAAACTGAATGTAAACACCCCAAACCACAAGGCATCATTTGGTCAAAGGTATTTATCTATTGTCTTAAGTTATTTGTGTCTGTTGTAACTTTCTTAATGCTTCttaatttcatttttctttttgaaagtGAGGCAATACAGTCAATTATATCTTTGAAAACAAGCTGGTGCAGTGGTTATGCTCAGTTTGGTTATCTTCACTGAATTCCTTAGCCCATTTTCAACTTTGAAAATTAACTCTTTCTAGAGGTATTTGAGACCAAGAtagtaaattaatttattaaaatatttaaaatactaaCCACTACTCCAGAGACCTTTATAAGTTAGCCATTTGTAGGTTGATTTACCCAAACTGTGTAAACACTGTGACTCTGTGGTGCTTTCAATGCAAATTCTGGGCAGTCTGATGTCATCTTGTGGTTTAAGTAGCAATATGTCTGAAGCCTGTATAGAAACAATTGCCTGAAGCTTGTATAGAAACGTGCCATTTTTTGACACTGTCCTCTTTGAGGCACTGTGTCACCTGAATCTCATATGGGAACACTGCACTATCATTCTTCAGATTTCTTCTCTTCAGAGAGTGATTAATCTTAGCCCATGGTTAAGAGTTTTATGGCATCAGGATTGTATATGTGTTCAGTTCATAAGGCAGAGCCCTGGGTGTGTGATGTTGAGCTCAAGGCAATGTAGAgtgaaaagactgaatttttactctctctctctctctctctctctctctctctctctctctctctcacacacacacacaccagagcATGTTAACCATTTTTCGCCAGTCAGAAACAGTCTAATTTAGATGAGCTGTTTGATGTACCCATTTCTCATTCTGGGCTTTTTGGTGACATGGTTAATGTTGTCGCTGAGAAGCGTAAAGCAGTCCAGCCATTCTGCAAGCCAGACAAAGGGAGTGGAGATGCAGTCTGTCTTTCCCCCTCACAGAGGCTGAGGTGCACAACCTTTTCCAGCAGTTCAGTGCCCATGCAGGTGCCTTATGTCGAAGCCTCATATCTCAATTTGTGCCAGTAagaaagtcaagtcacctttatttatatagcactttgtacaatacagtacagtacagtacaattcaaagcagctttacagtgataacagggaAATGATCCAATGATGCAAACAGCATTCATTTCAGCTGTACATCAGatctaaaagaaaatagtggcattgttcagctgaaatcagttcagtgttgattcgtTCCATTGTAAggatcatcaattattaaattagttcatttcatctataaagcagttctgcagaaaacagcAATGTCATCATCCAACTCAGATCTCATCCAATAGTGtagtcaaatcaataataatgttgaatatTAAATATCCCCTACTAAGCAAGTCAGAAATCATATTGTGGATTGGTAGCATTCAAACATTATACTATCCGATTTCGGTATGGTCCACCTTGTTTCAATTACAGTTGCTTTCCACAAAAGTTTGTGTTGGGGAGGCTCTGGTTTTGAGGCAGGAGATCCTCTCCATTTGGAGAAAGGAGCCATAGACAAATATATGAGTTGGGGTAGGCCTACCTCTAATAAACTGAAGAATTTACTAGTTTATCTGACTTGAGGTGGTAGGGGTGTTCATGGCAGCTGCCTCTCCTGTGATTCCATTGGGCCTGTGGCATATGAGTGGTGGGTTAAAGCTCAATGGATGTGATGTATGATCAAGGTTTCATGCAGATACTTTTTAACCTATGTCATAAAAACAGCCTTGGTTTCTGACTCAATGTGTTTCTTTGGGTGGACTCACAAAGCAATTGTGACAGATGCCTCCCTGGTTGGTTGGGAAGTGATCTACGAAGGGTGAACATCTCTTATGGTACATTAATTGCCTAGAGATGTTGGCAGTGTTTTTGGCTTTGGGCCATTTTCTTCAGGACTTTCAGAACTGCCATATCATTGAAAGGACAGACAACATGATGGTAGTTTCATACATAAATTGTAAATGAGGAGTTTGTTTGTGCCCCATGTGGAATTAGGCTGCACCCTCAGACTGTGTCTAATCTGGCAGCAGTTTGGTAGGGCAGAGGTGAATCTGTGTTTCTCCCCATTTCCTCCAGCCCCCCTTGAACTGCATGCTCTAGCTCACATGTGAATGAGTATATATATGCTTGTATGCCTTTCTGCAAGTCAAACTGATTACATCAGCCCTAGCgagaatatgaaaaaacggAATTCGTCTTCTGTTAGTGGCACCATGATGGCCATCATGGGTTTGGTTCTCAGATCTAGTATCCCTTCTGGAGGGACCTCCTTGGGATattccagtcagagccagtttgTTGTATCAGGCACAGGGCTCAATATGGAACCCTCAACGGaccattttaaatgtaaaggCTTCCTCTACTAGGAGATTTATGCTCTCAAGTGGATACTATTTATGTCCTGGTGCATGGAATGCAATTTGGACCCAGTCCACTGCCTGGTTGGTTCAGTGCTGGAGTTCTTACAAGAACGTTTTTCTATGGCACAACCCCACCCATGTTTAAATGTATGTGGCATCTGCTAAGCAAATACTGGTTGGAGGTGTTTCTTTGCTATGGCATTCACTTGCCTCCAGTTTTATGAGCAGGACCAGATGGCTGAGGCCTTTTTTCCTGTTTCTGTTCCTTCTTGGAACCTGTGGTCTTAGGGTGTACTCGCACTAGGTGCTCTGAACCATGCCCGAGCGTGTTTGACCCTCAAAGCCCGGTTCATTTGACAAGTGTGAGCGCTCCGTTCCATGGCCTGGTGTGGTTCATTTAGCCGGCCATGGCCCGCTTGGAAGAGGTGGGCCAGAGCGCGGTTCGGTTGGGCTCGAGCGTGGTTCACATACAGCGTTCACATGCAAAGTAGCACATTGCTACTTTGTGTGTGCTACTGTCATCATTACAATGGCAAACATCTTTATTACTACACTAATAATACACTTATCAATTTATGTAATTAATTCAAGTGTATTTGGGTTTATAACGGGTCTGCTTCTCACCTTTGAACAGGAATTGTAGTTTGCGAGTAAAGCTGCAAATTCCTCCATTAACGTCAGCTGCTGTAATAATCCTCTGATACGTGCAGGTGAAAATCGCTGCGTGgcataaatgataaatatattAGAAATTGGCCGACCAATGAGATTGGTGCTTTTGTTTAcgtgcctggagctgctgaagttacagtaaaacacgtcttggtggcgctcaagcacaaaacaGTCTTGCCGAGCACACAAGATGACGAAGAGAAAGtaagtagacgaggaagacccctacaaactatccctgcGTCTCAAACCGCTCCCTAGCTTTCTAGGTCGTGTATCAGTATAcagtgtaaatgaatgtggccaactccctgatcagtgccctgactagtgaactagggagctgattgaaacGCACGCTATGGGTGCTCTGCCAGTTCTTGGCCATACCaatagatgtgtattatttctgtatttttgctggggttttttttcttttacattcaagaaatatagttgagaatgtctatttcataaatgtttatttgcactaccttttctgactaccatctctcatatatatgccatttaatatctgcatttttatcttctttaactttattaatatcataaatatgtttatttgcactaccgttaagcacaagcgccacatactgtcagggagtgaatttgcacgtTCACTCTGCGCATAGCCAGTGAaaattagggatgtccagatccgatcacgtgatcggaaatcgggcctgatcacgtggtttcagacttgatcggaatcggacgttacctcccgatcaggactcggatatatatgtattaggggtgcaacggttctcagTAAAAAAAATCGATCCgcacggttctccacttacggttcggtacgcacttgcaccgcggtccatctcgaatgacgacacATCTAttgtatggtttgtttaaaagagcaacgtggaaaacagacagacagagttcaaataatgtatgtttcagtcgatggatgcacacaacgttacaacaacgataatcagaaagcgtggacaaaacagtcactctttgtaaactgttaactgcgagtgccgtctgctgtaATGTCGAGTCATTTATGCCGTCATCGCCGTTGATAGCgtgagcgcaggtgagacctgaacagcacacgttgatatctgtgtttaaactaactcatttaagccttgctgatttaaaccttcaagaacaagacgcgaaagagagctcgcgcgctgtgagaagatttgtgtgcgctcatctgaagcgcgcacacgcttattccagtcagcgcgcaaatactgagttctctttcacgtcttgcgcttcagcggacaaattcatacaaaaattatgtcaacatgcccgtcttagcgagtatcctagcaaacatagtcggttatgtcttaagtgaacgtatattcgtggagaaagacagcgcatgtataacagtatatgtactggatcgcgCATGTCTCATAGGggaaaaaactattcctgctgccggtttttaatgttaaatcaaacaacaaatatcaaagaaatcacttactgctcttgactgaatagtttttgtaacttcaataatgattaatctttatttattttatacagtaaagataatatgcagtgatattttatatttgattactttatccattttctgtacgtgaaaacgactgttagatacctgaaaaacctgaaaaccactgttcctggatcctggatctgttttttcgctcttctttattctttttcatgtattatagaagtatcggatctggactcggtatcggtagatactcaaaatcaaatgactcggactcgagggcaaaaaaacgtgatcgggacatccctagtgAAAATCACTTGGGTGTGAACACTAAAAACATCTCGGAAAAACGCTGGCGATAAACGcgtgcgatattcgtcccggtgtgtacaggcctttagAGTCAGTGGGCCACATTCAAGCCTCTGCAATCAATCCCTGAAAGGTTTCTGACTCTTAAAGTGATTCTGTTGATGAcctttataaatgtaataacatATTGGACATTTGCCAGCCTTATCGGTGAGCAATATGTAAGTATATTATAGTCTTTTTCTCCTTTGCCCTTTGGGTCATTGGAGGGTGAAAGATTGCACAGGCTTTGTTCTTTGAGGGCATTGAAGATTTATGTCTTgtgtagccagaccttcagactgaatTACTTCAGTCAGATTACTTCAAAACTCCCAAAATGTTTCCCATtttgtgtgccatatgcatcagacattCATCCAACGCTCTGTGGGTgtgacgtctgaggctgagatTTATGTTACTCGCTTGGGCCAGTGGCATAAATCAAATcagttgtttctttgttttgatgtttgtgGCTACGAAATGTTGCATTGGGTATGGGATGTGATTTCTCTTGCCTATAAAGTGTGTGGTTTAAATtcaaacaggttttttttttttttttttttgagcagtggTCATTCATATTTAGTGTTAGTCTGTTTTAATGCACAGGCTAGTTGAATAGCATTTGTAGCATGGTGGGGTTCAATAGGGTTCTTATAGTGTCAGCAACCAACACAGTGTTGAGTGAACCTATGAAAGGGAATGTTTCAGTTATATttaaccttagttccctgaatagggaacAAGGTGCTGTGTGGCTGGCCATGCTTTTTCATTactgctttctttctttcacaaaGTCTGAGGAATGATGATGCAGGTGCTCCTTATGAGGTGCTGTTGGCATAAGCAAAATAAATTGTGTTTCTATATGGGCTTCAAATGCAGCATCTTGTTCCCTATTCAGAGAACCAAGGTTGCAAATATAACAAAGATGTTTCATGTTGAGTTTTTCAATGTGATCTAAGGTCATGAAATTCCTTAGAAATACAGTAccttaaaggcagggtaggtaaaaaatgtgtaaaaaactttttttcaaaatttgtttatactttatatatatatatatcaatacactattaaaatgtaagtactctgaaaaagaaagtataaaaatcgagtgtctgtagacctctcacgactgttttaaagacagctcattatttccattcactccaccccctcccttctgggctccttccaaagccacgaccccaaaacacatgaacgcgcgactccgaccactgagctggaagacgcattatttacctgagacgagcggagaggaaggagcacagtgcatgtagtgacatcatgtcagaatcacatgtaataaaaataactttataattatgaagataaacaaacaagatgtattttagtactcactatcaagctagcatattgatattggtaaagtttaaaatatatattttttgattcgctaacgagctagttatctaaaaggcaaagctaaaaacaggttgcatgataacacgtttttccattaccatcatttacactttgatgaagatgaatttcgtgtaagattcataacatatacgttgttctacagataaacagagtaacatacactcaaatatcaactcacaactgcattgcagacacaaaataataacacacacatacaacaaagtgtgtacgacacacacagatacaagataaagacatcagtaaacataggtagagaatataaaaacaaaacaaaggcgaaAAAAAGCATGCAGGTAAACTTACAGGTGAACATGGTAAAAGAGTTAGACAGAGGGTAAATATAGTTCTAAGAAAAGTTCCTAGATGCGGAGTAACGTTAGGCCTACTAtctgttaaacatgtatttagttatctaaagcaaaattatgcacaattcaacACTATAGCTATCATCTTGAGCTAGGCCTATAGATTATTTATAGTCTCTACAACGGCTCGCTGagtaatgttatgttagctatattacgcagctacgtgtgctaatgacacatgcttcatgaaaaaataaacaaaaaaatatgtatgatcaaaatacaaaaagaaagatttacctgtccagcagaaataaagccatcaaggagtcacttttcagccccttgagttccctcagttctcgccatcgctggaaagccacgccgatattaactcgcattttatttctttgtttatccaaAGACTTTTTGTTCATTGCCTTTTCTTGTACTGTTACTGTCTTCCTTTTTTTGCCTGGTTTGCCTTCATTAACTGCATAGGCCGGTACTGTGAATTTTGCTTGCTGTTTCTCTGCCATTGTTTTGGTATTCCTAGGATCGCGTGCCTCTTGAATTCCCCAAATCAAACGTGCGCGCGCAAGTGGGCAGGTCATGTGTGGCAaaagggtggttgccatggttgcgAGAGAGTGACAGTCGCCTAAGCCAATCCTGTGTTTCGTCCcgaatggaaataatgagctgtgtttaatacagattaaacggtctagagtcactcgatttttatactctttttataagagtacttacattttaattatgcattgatatatatagaaagtttaaacaaatttggaacaaaatttcttacctaccctgcctttaactACTTTATTGAACAAGAAAAAGTAAGCTCTATTCAGATGATCCCTTCAGATTAACTAAACTTTTACAACTTACTAATGCTTTCAGTTAGACACAGAAGTACTAAAGAAAATACCAATTCTGAAGACACTACGAACACTGGAGCAGGAAGCTGGGAAAGATGTTGCTTTAAAGACTACACCTGCTAGAGAGGATGAAACTAAGAAATCCAAAGAGCTAAAATGGCAACCTGATTGTTATCCTAAAGCTGAGCTTCAATGTGAATGTTTAACTTCTGAAGGTGACAAGTGTGCTGCATTTGAGTGCAAGTTCCCTGAAAGTCCTGTCACCACTGTGTACTGTAGTGACATTCCCGCTGGATTACGTGTGAGTGAGTTGAAGAGCTTGCTCAGAGAACAAGAAGCTGTTCCTCTGAGAATCATCTGGCAGGGTGCAAAGCACAGGGCATTCATGTTGTATGCCAATGACACGGGCGCAGAGCATGCTCTCACCACTCTAAAAAATCTCTCCATTTATGGCCACACCCTACATGCTGAATGTGTCAGGAGTCATACAAAACAGGATACAAAACTGGCTGGTAAAGGACACTAGGCTCCTAGAGAATGTAGTGTGTTTAATCCAACATTCTGACCTGTATACCTTTCTAAACAATAATCATGTtttctaaataattatttatggTCCAGTGTATGCTTGCAACTGGTCAAGTGGATCTGAACTCTCACACAAGGAATctaagaatcttgaaaaaacaGGTAATGAAAATGTGAGTTCAGCTGAAATCACACAGCCTGAGGATAATAAAGCTTTATGTTGAACGTGTCTATTCTTATGCATTTATTGTTCAGTGTGGTGGAAATTCACCTACAAGATTAAAGTCAGGCCACTCAGTGGtaaaattatcaaattaaatttttttgtctGAAAATCACAATCCAGGGTAGTCTCTCTTAAAACCGAAACATACCTCAGACATTAAGTAAAATCATAGATAATTTTTCATTGAACAAAGACTTGATTAGATAAACAAATTAACAGATTATCATAAGGCCTCCTACTTTCTATTATCATATATGTACACTTTCCGGTTCATTTTCATCCACCTTGGTCTTCCTCAACATCCCATAATATGCTCACATGATGTacgtaaatatttttttaaacattttatcttactcCCTAGATTCTCCCCAGGCATTCTGCCCTTGCCTGCAGAAAAGACATTATTCAAAAGTTGCTTCTCACAGCATTGGTAGATTAGACTTGAAACATTAgtgggagaaagagagaaaaaataaaaataagaattggcTTTATTGCCAAGGACAGTGGTTTTACATGTACAAGGAATTTGTTTTGGTGTACAGGTGCATAGAATAAGCAACAAACaaggaataaaataataatagtca
The nucleotide sequence above comes from Chanodichthys erythropterus isolate Z2021 chromosome 7, ASM2448905v1, whole genome shotgun sequence. Encoded proteins:
- the mthfsd gene encoding methenyltetrahydrofolate synthase domain-containing protein; the protein is MEFVIKTNQGDTKWLIRHKVWNYIEVKNLASFPRPVHNRIPNFKGALEACGKVSLLEVFTKTAAVKVGPDKPLEGVRLAALQAGKTLLVPTPRLRTGLLNRIIPPKGATKQELCVCSTSQGIKDFSVPIGLDDKVQVDLVVIGSVAVSDKGYRIGKGEGFADMEYALMACMGNVGESTVVVTIVHDCQVMDIPEELIESHDLTVNFILTPTRIIKTECKHPKPQGIIWSKLDTEVLKKIPILKTLRTLEQEAGKDVALKTTPAREDETKKSKELKWQPDCYPKAELQCECLTSEGDKCAAFECKFPESPVTTVYCSDIPAGLRVSELKSLLREQEAVPLRIIWQGAKHRAFMLYANDTGAEHALTTLKNLSIYGHTLHAECVRSHTKQDTKLAGKGH